Sequence from the Rutidosis leptorrhynchoides isolate AG116_Rl617_1_P2 chromosome 3, CSIRO_AGI_Rlap_v1, whole genome shotgun sequence genome:
TTAATCTCACCACTGCATCACAAATATGTTTACCAACAATGTCCCAAGCCTTTTTTTTAAAGAATAATGAAGAGTATCCTGTTGTTATCTAATACTTGATTAATTTAATTGCATTGCAGTTTATGATAAAGAGTTGTTCAACGTCGGTCAAGTTCTATGTCACATTTTCACAAATGGGTCATACATTCCCCAAAGTGATTATCCTGATGTCATTGAATACACCACGATTCGAAACATGCTATCATGTATGCATGATTTACTAGAAATGAAAGATTTGATTGAGACTCTTGTGAATTTGGATGATAAGAGGTTAGTTTTTATGTGGTTGtgagattaattattaatatcataaataataattaaaaaaaaaaatatatatatatttataaacatatTTGAAATTTGAAAATGCAGGCAAGTGTATTTGCAAGGTCATTTGGATTCGGGTACTTTATGGTACTCATGGTCAAAGAAACAGCCTTGGTGCTGGTCAAAAGAAAAAAGAATTGACTTTTTAGTAGCCGTAAGCAACACGATGCGTGAAGACCAAGTTTCAGACACACGTCTAAGTCCTATCATCAATGCGGTTAATGTTAAAGGCAATTGGGGGAGGTTATTTCACACAACTATGATTGACATTCTAGAGGTTACAGAGACAACTGATGCTCAAGGACAAGTAGTACGAACAAGAAAGAATCCTTATAACAAGACGTTACCTGTAAGGTTGCTACGTTTCATACGAAATGCTTTGGAGCATCCAAGTGTTGAACCAAACCAAGTTAATATGGGCGACACAGAGATTACCCCGCAGGAACTTAGCAAAATCAGTATTGACAACCGTTTGAGACGTGTCTACCCAAGTTTTTTATTTGAGATATACAAGGACTTGGAGGATGAGGTACGTGGGGGTATGATTTCAAACAAGTTCATGTTAAGAGATTTTTATTATATTCCATAGATTAAATAGATAGATGTGACGTTTGATGTTGGTTGCTTCTTTGAACTTTGTAATGGTTTTTTGCAAGTTTATGCTTTTTGGCTATCTTATtgtaatggttttttttttttttttttggggacaTGGTAGTGTGGTATATCTTTCTGTAATGGGTTTAAGTCAAAAACCAAACCCACGGTTATGGTTGTTTTGTTTTAAGTCAATTAGACCGTTAGTTATTCTTTATTTGATATGGTGGTAGTTTGACAATCCCTCCCTTCTTAAAAATATTCTTCACCACAAGAATGTCAAGTGGAAAGTGGAACTCAATTAAAACAGAACCATAGCTTAGGAATTGAAGCAAATGGAAACTGCTACACTTCCATAGTGACAACTTCGTTTGCTTAGTACCTCTCAGAGAGTAACTTGTGGGTGGGGTTGGAGTTTGACATAAACCCAATCACCAACCACAAAAACCTCTGTCAGAACGTTTAAGGGTCTGCACTGCAAAATTCTTCATACCAGCTTGGGCAAACTTCAAAACAGAAATGGCTTAATGACCTGTGTCAACTAGACACGACTGACTGCAGGAGGTGTTTGACCATAAAACTACTTCCAATGGGGTGGggtggggtggtggtggtggtgttagtGTTAATAGATGTATGGTAATTGGTATGGTACCAATACTCGGCCAACGAAAGCCATTTTGTCCATTCTTTACCGCAAATAGCATTCCCAAAGTACTTGTTGACCACCTGCAGGATGATGATTATAAGCCGTCATTTTGTCCATTCTTTAGGCTTTTCTCCAGTCGTGACCACCTCAGTTTACTTAACCCATCTACCACTACAAATATTGCACTTTTACCGCTGGAAAGTGGTAAGCCATCCATAAAGTCCATTGTAAATTGTAATGTCTGACCAAATTCGAGTACTTGCAGTGTAGGCAAATCTCAACATTTCCTCCAGTAAAAACATGATTTTAGCTTGTGTATAGTGGATGATTCTCCTGAATGCCCACCATTAGGGTGGGTCATTATGAAAGTGTTTTATGAGATCAAATGGTATTTGTGTGTTAGCTCCCACCACAATTTTGGACTTCCTTTCCAATCTACCACTCTTCAATTTATAATGTTTTGACACACATCTGCATTTAGCTAACCTACCAGTTTAAATGTCGACATCTACACTTTGTTGGTCAATAGGGATGGTGGAAACACATATTTGTATATAATTTCATAATCAAAACCCATTAATTTGGGCAGCCATTTCATTTGGGTCGTTGGGGTCAAGCAGGTACTTCAAACTTAAGTGATCCGTTTTGATTTTAAAGTGTCCATCCAAAAGGTACCCCCTCCATTTCTCCAAAGCTTTAATAACCGCCATGAATTCAAGTAGACAAAGTTTGAAGTTTGATGTCGTTGGGATAAAGATTTGCTCAAGTAAGCCACCGGGTGTGCCCCTATTGTTGTAAAATGGCCCCACCGGGTGTGCCCCTATTGTTGTAAAACGGACCCGATGATGCCAATACCGCCATGAATTCTTATTAACCCTAAGAATCCTCTCAATTGTTTCAAACTTGTTGGTGTTGGCCAATTTCTCATAGCTTTTATCTTACTTGGATCACTCACTAGCAACACCTTTAGATGAAATTACATGCCCCACGTACTCCACACATACACACTTGGATAACTTTGCAAATACTTCGTTGACCCTCATAACTTCCACTGATGAGCTGTAAATCAGTATATATCGTCAAAGAAAACAAGTGTAAACTTGCGTAAAAAGGGCTTGAAAACGTGGTTCATTAAAGCTTGAAAGGTGGAAGGTGCGTTAGTGTCCCTCATTTGAAATGTCATCATAATTTGATGGTATCCGGACCTTAAATCCAATTTTGTGAACACACTCGAACCCCTTAATTCATCATTAATGGGTATAGGAaacttgtcttttttttttttttagtatagtATGCTTGTTCAATTTGCATATGTTTCTGTTTCTAGTGGGATCTGATGGTCAAAAACACGTGGAGGTGGCAACTCTTTGGGTCAAAACAGTGTCAATAAGGCTGAGGTAATGTAGTACCTTTGTTCCATATGCCTGATATAAAGGTAGAAGGGTAAATGCACAATTGCATTCTGCTTCCACCATTTTGTTTATTTTCTTGCCATTTGCCCATGTTTTAGTCGCCATTGAATTCAACTCCATTGTATTCCAAGCACCATTTCACATCCTCCAAGTGCTGCTACCACTACCGTGCCACTTTGGAATATAAGTCAACTTTTCACAATGACTTGTGCATTAGCAACAAGATTATTACAATGCAGATTAAAAAAGGGATTGGATTTGAATTGTTAGTCGTATTgaagataatatcatgataactcatGAATTGCTTAAAGGGTATAATAGGAAAAATGGGCCCCATAGATTTGCCATGAAGATTGACATCCAAAAAGCTTATGATACAGTGACTTGGAGTTTTTTTAGGAAAGCATTTTGGTGGGGTATGGTTTGTATTAATGCTGGTATACATGGGTAGGAAGAGGGTTAAGGCAAGTGGACATACTTGTTTACAATAGTAATGGAGGTGCTTCATCTGAAGCAGATTGGTAAAAAAATCCTGCCTTTAAATATCATCATGGGTGTAAGAAACTAAAATTGACCCATGTGAGTTTTGCTGATGACTTGTTACTCCTTTTTCATGGTGATGAAGAATCTGTGAAGGTGATTAAACACAGGCTCTAGAGAAATTTAGTCATGTTTCAGGTTTATATCTATCCCAAAGTTCAATCTATTTTGGGAGTGTTCCTTTTGTCATAAAACAAAAAAATATTAAGTATTTTGCCATTTCCTGTTGGTTGGTAGGTAAATTGCCTGTGAGATATTTAGGGATTCCTTTGTTGGCCAAAAGACCTAGTGTTGCTGATTGTAAGAGCTTGATAGATAAAGTGAAGAGTAAGGTGAACAATTGGAGGAAATAGAAAGTTATCTTATGCTGGAAGGTTATTACTCATTAACTCTGTTTTAACCTCCACTGTGTTCATGCTTCCCAATACTATTTTAAATGAGATTGAAAAAGTGTTGAAGAATTTCCTGTGACTGTTAGAGGTAAAGCAAGAATTGCCTGGTAAAAAGTATGTATGTATGCCTAAGGATCAAGGTGGCCTTGGGATTAAGCCATTAAAAGAATGGAATGAGATTCTTTTAATGAAACAACTTTGGAAAATTGTGATAAAAAAAGATTCATTATGGTACAAGTGGGTCAATATTGTGAAACTTGAAAATAGGAGTATTTGGGAAGTGCAGGGAGGGTGATATTAATGATACCTGGAATTGGAAACAAGTTTTGGGGTTGAGAGATATGATTAAAAAGCATGTATATTATGAGATTGGGAATGGTCAAAATACTTCTGTTTGGTATGTGTGGAGCAGATTGTATCCAGAACAAAAAAGGTATAATTTCAGGGTTTAAAGATGATATGGTTATAGATCAATATAGGGATGATCATGGTGAGAGTTGGCCAGATGAGTGGATTGTTAAATTTCCTATCGTGGAAAAAATTAAAATACCTAGATGGTCTGATAAGCAAGATGAAGTTGTTTGGATCACCAAAGACAATAAAAAAGTCCCTTATTCTACAAAGCAGGCTTGGTTAGACCTAAGGGTTGAGGGTCTAGTTAAAGAGTGAGGTCACATTGTGTGGTTTCCTCAAATTGTTCCTAATCATGCTTTTATTCTGTGGCTAGCTATATGGGATAGAGTAGGCAAGAATGTTGAAATGGATGGTTAATTTCAAGAACTTATTCTTTAGTTGCAAGTATTCTGGAAAAGTTTGGTTAAGCATGAAGAAAATGTTATTATCCAAGGGCCTGCCTAATAAGCTTAGTGATATTGTTATGCAAATGTCCAAATATCCTTTTAGTAATCATATTTGGAAAATTATCACAAGATTGGTGTTGGCTGCTTTTGGAGTATGGAGAAATTTAAACAAAGTAGGAAAAAGCGCCACAAAAGGTGAGTTAAGGTGTTGCAcgaattttgcagatttcggtaagcgtgaaacagTGAAATGGGGCGCATCACTCtaaggatgcggcgcatccatgcaGCAAAATAGTCCGAAGGTTTTAgatgcggagcattgagctgaAATGGCGCATCAAAGGGGTTAGATGCGGTGCATCCAgatccagatgcggcgcatctggagccGGTACTTGAATCTGAAACGTGGAAAACTAtagggatgcggcgcatctctttcagatgcggcgcatcgccTCTCTGTCAGCAAtttggcaagttgcaacctttacatccgagcatgctttggcctccttttactttaggtgcaaagttgatcactttacacctaaaattagggctgtgatcatgccaatacaaggtggaaagcatggctagttggtttatctttcatgattgctagcacacttgaagatcaagttgaagtttcatggtgttcttgttttctctatatatagaactcattgtatgcaattgtatcacaccactctcaaatattcagtaaataaacgatctctagttggcccgtggactaaagcaatcacaacgattgcatataaccacgttatatcttgtgtcgttcttacatttcttgcattttaatctttcgttcattaagtgggttgagtgatcttgatagtatcactactcggctagtagtcttgtagaattactagcgttgtttgggtcctaatatcctaacagctGCATCTGTGTATCATGATCATGTGTGGATGGAAAGAAATCTGACGAGAGATGAAGCTGAGTTGGCCGAATGCATAAAGGAATTTATTCGGATGAAAGTTGTTGACCTTGAAGGTTAAAAGTTCAAAAGACGTGCAAAAGGTAGAGTTGGTGTGGAATATTAAGTGGAAATGTAATTTGTAAGGGTTGAGTGATTGTTTGTGGTATTGTTTATGTATTGGGTTGTGTTTTGTTGGGGTGGTTGTGTATGTTTGTACTttgattattaatataattctcccttttttgcaaaaaaaaaaaatattctgtTTCCATGTTTCCACCAGGTACCATCATCACTGACATTGTTGGCATCCCAATTTCTTTCTTGGCCGTTTCTAAATCCAAGAAATTATGTGTACTACCTGAATCAAAATGAGTATGTGATCCTTTTGTTTTACCCTCATTGTTTGGTGGTGAGTAATCTTCGTTCACATTACAATATCACTTCTAGTGAAACCACTACATTTATTTATGACGTGGAGTGGAGTGTGTGTAGCGTTGGTCACAATAAAAACAATTGATTTTTTAGCTCGTTTTTCTTCCATTTGTTGGGcgtgcaaacctatcccacataggagggagacaaaaacaaatgtatgtatataagtttaaggggaagtccctctaataccaattggttttagaaaaggatggactcttgggcttatattgcaggacattgtgtttgggctatgcgatcttacaaatggtatcagagctaggctatagcccgatgtggtgaacgacgcagtggtggcgcacccctaagcgcacggtgcgacatggcacacccctcagtttgccaacgataatggagccatggtgccttatatcgaaagtcttccttcccaaggcgtggaagtgcggcgtgtcccgatggtgaaagaaaagtgaaagaaagagatcggcggtataagaggcgtgtctcggtagtgaaagaaaagtgaaagaaaaaagaccggtgatataagatggcgggagtatcgttgaaggggaggctcggtgatgtggtcttcggtttgaggggaggattgttgggcgtgcaaacctatcccacataggagggagacaaaaacaaatgtatgtatataagtctaaggggaagtccctctaataccaattggttttagaaaagaatggactcttgggcttatattgcaggacattgtgtttgggctatgcgatcttacaCCATTGTGTTAacctttttctatttggattttcACTACTCTTTTGATTATTATTGTTGCAAGGGACTATTGGTAAAGCCAATTGAGTGTTATTATTGGTAAGGAATAGTGATAGCGGAATGTATCAAACCCATCTTCCAACGAAATAATTCAATATCTTTTTGCAATCCCTCCGAGAAATAGGCTAATTGCGTGCGCTAATATCCTATCCACCTTGTTAAGTAATTGTTCAAATTCATCGTGGTGACGTAATTAGCAATGTGTGATGTGTTAGTAGCCCCCCAAAAATTGTTTTTAGACATTCAAGCATCGTGgtaaaaaaacattaataatggttAATATGGATAACAAACCCTGTGATATTTGATGTTAAACCTACACCAAAAGGAGGAGTCGGAGGTTTTTTTTTCACTCTTCTCCTTGAAGAACACCTTGGATTGAGATAAAATGAGGAGTTTCTGAAAATAAGGGTGTTTTTCCTTGCTCGAGAAATAAATGCTGACTTCTTATAGCTTACTTATGTCATGGGTGTTGCTTTGTTTACTTATGTATTCTTTATTCtttgatctttcaaaaaaaaaaaaaaagacagagAGAGAGAAAAGTTTATGGAAGCAAAACGTTTATCTAAGTTTTAAGTTTTAAGTTCAAAGATGTGTTTCTCAAGTTTGTACAAGAACCTAATTCTTTGTTCTCACGAAGTATATACACTATGCAAAACGCATCACAATTCTTAAACCTTCCAAGgtgatagataataataataatcataataaaacgaGTCCTGAATTATTATTCTCTTCTTAATTTTGCAAAGTTCATGATTATGAACATTAAACCTGGAACTATACGGGTCATGAAGAGATTGCAAATTGTATCAAACCCTATTTTCTTGGTTTTTTAAAACGGTTTTATGGAACCCTTAGCGATACATAAATTGTATCACCAACATCTAAGCATGGGATTATATTAATCGTCTGTTTGTAGGGTAAGAAACGTTTATCTGAAAGATGGGCGGTGACGTCGTCATCAAATAAGAATGTTCTATAACATAGAGAAATAGAGAAATTCAAAGAAGTTTGAGTACATTAGGTCTTGCGATGTGAACAAAACAGAACATTAGCGATGTAAATCCTATTAGATCAACCTTGATAAACAAAATAGAGGAAACTAACCGCGAGTTTTTTTAGGGACTTTTTTTAATTTTAAGTGGAAAGGAATGAGAATGAATGAATAATGATAGAAAGGAATGTAATATAAAATATGTTATGTGTATTCTCGGGAACTAAAACATAGAAAATGAAACTAATGTTAACCTAAAATTTCAAAATATAATCCTAGAAAACaacttttatatattatagtttgtaAGCTTAAACACAAAACTTGGTTACAAAACTTGGTTCCTAGAACCCGATTAAGTTCCTGGAACCTAGTGGAAAAAAcacacaaaaacaaaaaaaatgttaacctAAAATTTCAAAATATAATCCTTGAAAACAACTTTAAAACCATACTTATGTTTTTAATTAATTTCAATATATAAAATCCCCTGAGTGTGTGTCTTagcaacttaaactttatatgtgttaaTAACATGTAGATTATGAAAATCCCCTAACTTAatacattttatattttatatattatagtttgtaAGCTTAAACACAAAACTTGGTTCCTAAAACCCAAAAACACACAAAACAAATACAAATGTTAACCTAAAATTTCAAAATATAATCCTTGAAAACAACTTTAAAACCATACTTACCTTTTTAATTAATTTCAATATCTAAAATCCCCTGAGTGTTTCTCAGCAAACTTAAtacattttatattattaatttcaatatcTATTATTAACTtgtgttaataatataaaaatcccctaacttaatacattttatattttatatattatagtttgtaAGCTTAAGCTCAAAACTTCTTCCTGGAACCCGATTCAAGTTGAAACCTAGTAGAAAAAACACACAAAAACAAATGTTAACCTAAAATTTCAAAATATAATCCTTTAAAACAACTTTAAAACCATACTTATGTTTTTAATTAATTTCAATATACAAAATCCCCTGAGTGTGTCTTACCACCTTAAACTAAACTTGTGTTAATAACATGTAGATTATGAAAATCCCCTAACTTAATACattttatatcttatatattataGTTTGTAAGCTTAAACACAAAACTTGGTTCCTAAGTTGAAGTTCTTGGAATCTAGTGGAAAAATCACACAAAACAAATACAAATGTTAACCTAAAATTTCAATTGAAAACAACTTTAAAAACATACTTACCTTTTTAATTAATTTCTTTCAATATGAGTGTCATATTGTCTTAGCACCTTAAACTAAACTTGTGTTAATAACATGTAGATTATGAAAATCCCTAACTTAatacattttatattttatatattatagtttgtaAGCTTAAACACAAAACTTGGTTCCTGGAACCCATTGAAGTTAAAGTTCCTGGAACCTAGTGGAAAAAACACACAAAACAAATCCAAATGTTAACCTAAAATTTCAAAATATAATCCTTGAAAACAACTTTAAACCATACTTACGTTTTTAATTAATTTCAATATCTAAAATCCCCTGAGTTGAAAATCCCCTAACTTAatacattttatattttatatattatag
This genomic interval carries:
- the LOC139899050 gene encoding uncharacterized protein, which gives rise to MRGIRRRRVDWAVAFEPFVYTVRDYVHQHFNHLVNRHDETRFTGNWIKDIKGVLKGVKYLHDKGVFHNSIHYCSIIYKPSENEGVLKIGDPVNCISKLGRTSAEVAAVYDKELFNVGQVLCHIFTNGSYIPQSDYPDVIEYTTIRNMLSCMHDLLEMKDLIETLVNLDDKRQVYLQGHLDSGTLWYSWSKKQPWCWSKEKRIDFLVAVSNTMREDQVSDTRLSPIINAVNVKGNWGRLFHTTMIDILEVTETTDAQGQVVRTRKNPYNKTLPVRLLRFIRNALEHPSVEPNQVNMGDTEITPQELSKISIDNRLRRVYPSFLFEIYKDLEDEVRGGMISNKFMLRDFYYIP